A single genomic interval of Malania oleifera isolate guangnan ecotype guangnan chromosome 11, ASM2987363v1, whole genome shotgun sequence harbors:
- the LOC131167714 gene encoding uncharacterized protein LOC131167714 isoform X3 translates to MAVDQRKKRPNAASVVGCSSREQHKSKKKNLRSPQYDLKMRSHVSLEWDDDQKRVVPKKEQIGIARRDLTPFIDYAPHCHNALADVFAVPQEILELGNLTEVLSYEAWETSLTEKERNFLMHFLPRGLEAQQVVQALLGGDNFHFGNPFLKWGVSLCSGDLHPDVVLHNEQCFKANKKGYYSELQKYHNDIIRNLQKWKERWTSCKDPEKEIVQNLWRSKTQMDKNVSSHANEFRCHDPEENLTATSESCSWGTDEKGCSGDNLNSSIMKGGELTERKGFMKEKSGSSLVASDGLQLVARPRKGEKLHKRNIGCNDGAKYMSYIKISKKQHQLVKNMKQSGNNIQPRSLNRVLGNLDHFHVQPYEFFVEEERKKLREHWLQLANIDLPEAFANWRKGRLQRQQTIKSLEQEMKEKFRSLTEPGCQADDENSGGMLLERKDFRANDDELSNELNGDDEESSLASTPSQHLPEISPLNGSHHFSPMDMDLEDDHLVSKLDDAPPDVSEYSENLNSTDVALTQGVPLSSSEDVWPAASASLPYYSSTSRHEYAPTSELPLGHSQVIEGQQAHINLESDMKEAEMRKNLLHRQFKDGSLNSCPNQDRDELLQSFFKGRDMSSYHREPRQAGSNFQATANMFMESDHFPRHFQEQLQPPLSLEHMHNRLNEIYTRRNTQDNMFSDGGRYFIPRQEHIPPVSVRDWVVNPTRVLTPPQLQTIGGELLSQNLFPGERTLRGDLSGPDGTCISNHGIGNGDGSLFSVLSQCNEMRSGTYNSLRPTEQLISAGNHGVMGGSALRNSNVFPQAVNPLDYLGSREAASALMSSNLGWMSLPHQNSALHDSMGKSFLRSWNQ, encoded by the exons ATGGCGGTTGATCAGCGGAAAAAACGGCCAAATGCTGCCAGTGTTGTAGGATGCAGTTCTCGAGAGCAACATAAATCAAAAAAGAAGAATCTTCGatcaccacaatatgatttaaagATGAGGTCTCATGTATCCCTTGAGTGGGATGATGACCAGAAAAGGGTTGTTCCCAAAAAAGAGCAGATTGGCATAGCTCGGAGAGACTTAACTCCATTTATTGATTATGCTCCTCATTGCCACAATGCCTTGGCAGATGTTTTTGCAGTTCCGCAAGAAATCTTGGAGTTGGGGAATCTTACAGAAGTGCTCTCATATGAG GCTTGGGAGACTAGTCTGACAGAGAAGGAGAGAAATTTTCTCATGCATTTTCTTCCTAGAGGGCTAGAGGCACAGCAAGttgttcaagcattgcttggggGTGATAATTTTCACTTTGGAAATCCTTTTCTTAAATG GGGTGTTTCACTTTGTTCTGGTGATCTTCACCCAGATGTGGTTCTTCACAATGAGCAGTGTTTCAAGGCTAATAAGAAAGGCTACTATTCAGAGCTACAAAAGTATCATAATGA TATTATAAGGAACTTGCAGAAGTGGAAGGAGCGATGGACAAGCTGCAAGGATCCCGAAAAGGAAATTGTTCAGAACCTATGGAG ATCAAAGACACAGATGGACAAGAATGTTTCTTCACATGCAAATGAATTTAGATGTCATGATCCTGAGGAGAATCTTACAGCAACATCTGAATCTTGTTCTTGGGGGACAGATGAGAAAGGCTGTAGCGGTGATAACCTGAACTCCTCCATTATGAAGGGTGGGGAACTTACAGAAAG GAAAGGGTTTATGAAGGAGAAATCTGGAAGCTCATTGGTTGCATCAGATGGGCTTCAGTTAGTGGCAAGGCCTAGAAAAGGAGAAAAGCTACATAAGCGTAATATTGGATGTAATGATGGTGCCAAATATATGTCTTACATCAAG ATTAGCAAGAAGCAGCATCAGCTTGTTAAGAATATGAAGCAATCTGGTAATAACATTCAACCTAGGTCTCTTAACCGTGTTTTAGGTAATCTTGATCATTTTCATGTGCAACCATATGAATTCTTCGTGGAGGAAGAACGAAAGAAGTTGCGTGAGCACTG GTTGCAATTGGCAAACATAGATCTCCCAGAAGCATTTGCAAATTGGAGGAAAGGACGGTTACAAAGACAGCAAACGATAAAGTCTTTGGAacaagaaatgaaagaaaaatttaGATCATTGACAGAG CCTGGATGTCAGGCTGATGATGAGAACTCTGGTGGCATGCTTCTGGAGCGGAAGGATTTTAGAGCAAATGATGATGAGCTCAGCAATGAACTGAATGGAGATGATGAAGAGTCTTCTCTTGCCTCCACACCGAGTCAGCATTTGCCAGAGATCTCCCCACTGAATGGTAGCCATCATTTCAGCCCCATGGATATGGATTTAGAAGACGATCACTTAGTTTCAAAACTGGATGATGCTCCTCCGGATGTATCGGAGTACTCAGAAAATTTGAATTCCACTGATGTTGCTCTTACTCAGGGAGTTCCCCTCTCTTCTTCTGAAGATGTCTGGCCAGCAGCAAGTGCTTCCCTTCCTTATTACAGTTCAACTTCAAGGCATGAATATGCACCTACTAGTGAATTGCCACTTGGGCATTCACAGGTGATTGAAGGGCAACAGGCCCATATTAATTTGGAATCTGACATGAAGGAAGCGGAAATGAGGAAAAATCTGTTGCACAGACAGTTCAAAGATGGGTCCCTCAATTCTTGCCCAAACCAAGACCGAGACGAGCTGCTTCAATCATTTTTTAAGGGTCGGGATATGTCATCTTACCATCGTGAGCCAAGACAAGCAGGATCAAATTTCCAGGCAACAGCCAATATGTTTATGGAAAGTGACCATTTTCCCAGGCATTTCCAGGAGCAGCTACAGCCCCCATTGTCACTGGAGCATATGCACAACCGGCTGAATGAGATTTACACTCGTCGAAACACTCAGGATAACATGTTTTCTGATGGAGGCAGGTATTTTATTCCGAGGCAAGAGCATATTCCACCGGTAAGTGTGCGAGATTGGGTTGTAAACCCCACCCGCGTGTTGACACCTCCCCAGTTGCAAACTATTGGTGGAGAATTGTTGAGTCAGAATTTGTTTCCAGGTGAGCGTACACTCCGTGGTGATTTGTCAGGTCCCGATGGTACTTGTATTTCTAACCATGGCATTGGGAATGGAGATGGGAGCCTATTTAGTGTTCTCTCTCAGTGTAACGAAATGCGTTCTGGTACTTACAATTCTTTGCGCCCAACAGAGCAGTTAATTTCAGCAGGAAACCATGGTGTGATGGGAGGCAGCGCACTTAGAAACAGCAATGTTTTTCCACAGGCAGTTAATCCACTAGACTACTTGGGCAGCCGGGAAGCCGCTTCTGCCTTGATGAGCAGCAATTTGGGATGGATGAGCTTGCCTCATCAGAACTCTGCTCTCCATGATTCAATGGGGAAATCGTTCTTGAGGTCATGGAATCAATAA
- the LOC131167714 gene encoding uncharacterized protein LOC131167714 isoform X2, with the protein MAVDQRKKRPNAASVVGCSSREQHKSKKKNLRSPQYDLKMRSHVSLEWDDDQKRVVPKKEQIGIARRDLTPFIDYAPHCHNALADVFAVPQEILELGNLTEVLSYEAWETSLTEKERNFLMHFLPRGLEAQQVVQALLGGDNFHFGNPFLKWGVSLCSGDLHPDVVLHNEQCFKANKKGYYSELQKYHNDIIRNLQKWKERWTSCKDPEKEIVQNLWRSKTQMDKNVSSHANEFRCHDPEENLTATSESCSWGTDEKGCSGDNLNSSIMKGGELTERCIRRKGFMKEKSGSSLVASDGLQLVARPRKGEKLHKRNIGCNDGAKYMSYIKISKKQHQLVKNMKQSGNNIQPRSLNRVLGNLDHFHVQPYEFFVEEERKKLREHWLQLANIDLPEAFANWRKGRLQRQQTIKSLEQEMKEKFRSLTEADDENSGGMLLERKDFRANDDELSNELNGDDEESSLASTPSQHLPEISPLNGSHHFSPMDMDLEDDHLVSKLDDAPPDVSEYSENLNSTDVALTQGVPLSSSEDVWPAASASLPYYSSTSRHEYAPTSELPLGHSQVIEGQQAHINLESDMKEAEMRKNLLHRQFKDGSLNSCPNQDRDELLQSFFKGRDMSSYHREPRQAGSNFQATANMFMESDHFPRHFQEQLQPPLSLEHMHNRLNEIYTRRNTQDNMFSDGGRYFIPRQEHIPPVSVRDWVVNPTRVLTPPQLQTIGGELLSQNLFPGERTLRGDLSGPDGTCISNHGIGNGDGSLFSVLSQCNEMRSGTYNSLRPTEQLISAGNHGVMGGSALRNSNVFPQAVNPLDYLGSREAASALMSSNLGWMSLPHQNSALHDSMGKSFLRSWNQ; encoded by the exons ATGGCGGTTGATCAGCGGAAAAAACGGCCAAATGCTGCCAGTGTTGTAGGATGCAGTTCTCGAGAGCAACATAAATCAAAAAAGAAGAATCTTCGatcaccacaatatgatttaaagATGAGGTCTCATGTATCCCTTGAGTGGGATGATGACCAGAAAAGGGTTGTTCCCAAAAAAGAGCAGATTGGCATAGCTCGGAGAGACTTAACTCCATTTATTGATTATGCTCCTCATTGCCACAATGCCTTGGCAGATGTTTTTGCAGTTCCGCAAGAAATCTTGGAGTTGGGGAATCTTACAGAAGTGCTCTCATATGAG GCTTGGGAGACTAGTCTGACAGAGAAGGAGAGAAATTTTCTCATGCATTTTCTTCCTAGAGGGCTAGAGGCACAGCAAGttgttcaagcattgcttggggGTGATAATTTTCACTTTGGAAATCCTTTTCTTAAATG GGGTGTTTCACTTTGTTCTGGTGATCTTCACCCAGATGTGGTTCTTCACAATGAGCAGTGTTTCAAGGCTAATAAGAAAGGCTACTATTCAGAGCTACAAAAGTATCATAATGA TATTATAAGGAACTTGCAGAAGTGGAAGGAGCGATGGACAAGCTGCAAGGATCCCGAAAAGGAAATTGTTCAGAACCTATGGAG ATCAAAGACACAGATGGACAAGAATGTTTCTTCACATGCAAATGAATTTAGATGTCATGATCCTGAGGAGAATCTTACAGCAACATCTGAATCTTGTTCTTGGGGGACAGATGAGAAAGGCTGTAGCGGTGATAACCTGAACTCCTCCATTATGAAGGGTGGGGAACTTACAGAAAG GTGTATACGCAGGAAAGGGTTTATGAAGGAGAAATCTGGAAGCTCATTGGTTGCATCAGATGGGCTTCAGTTAGTGGCAAGGCCTAGAAAAGGAGAAAAGCTACATAAGCGTAATATTGGATGTAATGATGGTGCCAAATATATGTCTTACATCAAG ATTAGCAAGAAGCAGCATCAGCTTGTTAAGAATATGAAGCAATCTGGTAATAACATTCAACCTAGGTCTCTTAACCGTGTTTTAGGTAATCTTGATCATTTTCATGTGCAACCATATGAATTCTTCGTGGAGGAAGAACGAAAGAAGTTGCGTGAGCACTG GTTGCAATTGGCAAACATAGATCTCCCAGAAGCATTTGCAAATTGGAGGAAAGGACGGTTACAAAGACAGCAAACGATAAAGTCTTTGGAacaagaaatgaaagaaaaatttaGATCATTGACAGAG GCTGATGATGAGAACTCTGGTGGCATGCTTCTGGAGCGGAAGGATTTTAGAGCAAATGATGATGAGCTCAGCAATGAACTGAATGGAGATGATGAAGAGTCTTCTCTTGCCTCCACACCGAGTCAGCATTTGCCAGAGATCTCCCCACTGAATGGTAGCCATCATTTCAGCCCCATGGATATGGATTTAGAAGACGATCACTTAGTTTCAAAACTGGATGATGCTCCTCCGGATGTATCGGAGTACTCAGAAAATTTGAATTCCACTGATGTTGCTCTTACTCAGGGAGTTCCCCTCTCTTCTTCTGAAGATGTCTGGCCAGCAGCAAGTGCTTCCCTTCCTTATTACAGTTCAACTTCAAGGCATGAATATGCACCTACTAGTGAATTGCCACTTGGGCATTCACAGGTGATTGAAGGGCAACAGGCCCATATTAATTTGGAATCTGACATGAAGGAAGCGGAAATGAGGAAAAATCTGTTGCACAGACAGTTCAAAGATGGGTCCCTCAATTCTTGCCCAAACCAAGACCGAGACGAGCTGCTTCAATCATTTTTTAAGGGTCGGGATATGTCATCTTACCATCGTGAGCCAAGACAAGCAGGATCAAATTTCCAGGCAACAGCCAATATGTTTATGGAAAGTGACCATTTTCCCAGGCATTTCCAGGAGCAGCTACAGCCCCCATTGTCACTGGAGCATATGCACAACCGGCTGAATGAGATTTACACTCGTCGAAACACTCAGGATAACATGTTTTCTGATGGAGGCAGGTATTTTATTCCGAGGCAAGAGCATATTCCACCGGTAAGTGTGCGAGATTGGGTTGTAAACCCCACCCGCGTGTTGACACCTCCCCAGTTGCAAACTATTGGTGGAGAATTGTTGAGTCAGAATTTGTTTCCAGGTGAGCGTACACTCCGTGGTGATTTGTCAGGTCCCGATGGTACTTGTATTTCTAACCATGGCATTGGGAATGGAGATGGGAGCCTATTTAGTGTTCTCTCTCAGTGTAACGAAATGCGTTCTGGTACTTACAATTCTTTGCGCCCAACAGAGCAGTTAATTTCAGCAGGAAACCATGGTGTGATGGGAGGCAGCGCACTTAGAAACAGCAATGTTTTTCCACAGGCAGTTAATCCACTAGACTACTTGGGCAGCCGGGAAGCCGCTTCTGCCTTGATGAGCAGCAATTTGGGATGGATGAGCTTGCCTCATCAGAACTCTGCTCTCCATGATTCAATGGGGAAATCGTTCTTGAGGTCATGGAATCAATAA
- the LOC131167714 gene encoding uncharacterized protein LOC131167714 isoform X4: protein MAVDQRKKRPNAASVVGCSSREQHKSKKKNLRSPQYDLKMRSHVSLEWDDDQKRVVPKKEQIGIARRDLTPFIDYAPHCHNALADVFAVPQEILELGNLTEVLSYEAWETSLTEKERNFLMHFLPRGLEAQQVVQALLGGDNFHFGNPFLKWGVSLCSGDLHPDVVLHNEQCFKANKKGYYSELQKYHNDIIRNLQKWKERWTSCKDPEKEIVQNLWRSKTQMDKNVSSHANEFRCHDPEENLTATSESCSWGTDEKGCSGDNLNSSIMKGGELTERKGFMKEKSGSSLVASDGLQLVARPRKGEKLHKRNIGCNDGAKYMSYIKISKKQHQLVKNMKQSGNNIQPRSLNRVLGNLDHFHVQPYEFFVEEERKKLREHWLQLANIDLPEAFANWRKGRLQRQQTIKSLEQEMKEKFRSLTEADDENSGGMLLERKDFRANDDELSNELNGDDEESSLASTPSQHLPEISPLNGSHHFSPMDMDLEDDHLVSKLDDAPPDVSEYSENLNSTDVALTQGVPLSSSEDVWPAASASLPYYSSTSRHEYAPTSELPLGHSQVIEGQQAHINLESDMKEAEMRKNLLHRQFKDGSLNSCPNQDRDELLQSFFKGRDMSSYHREPRQAGSNFQATANMFMESDHFPRHFQEQLQPPLSLEHMHNRLNEIYTRRNTQDNMFSDGGRYFIPRQEHIPPVSVRDWVVNPTRVLTPPQLQTIGGELLSQNLFPGERTLRGDLSGPDGTCISNHGIGNGDGSLFSVLSQCNEMRSGTYNSLRPTEQLISAGNHGVMGGSALRNSNVFPQAVNPLDYLGSREAASALMSSNLGWMSLPHQNSALHDSMGKSFLRSWNQ from the exons ATGGCGGTTGATCAGCGGAAAAAACGGCCAAATGCTGCCAGTGTTGTAGGATGCAGTTCTCGAGAGCAACATAAATCAAAAAAGAAGAATCTTCGatcaccacaatatgatttaaagATGAGGTCTCATGTATCCCTTGAGTGGGATGATGACCAGAAAAGGGTTGTTCCCAAAAAAGAGCAGATTGGCATAGCTCGGAGAGACTTAACTCCATTTATTGATTATGCTCCTCATTGCCACAATGCCTTGGCAGATGTTTTTGCAGTTCCGCAAGAAATCTTGGAGTTGGGGAATCTTACAGAAGTGCTCTCATATGAG GCTTGGGAGACTAGTCTGACAGAGAAGGAGAGAAATTTTCTCATGCATTTTCTTCCTAGAGGGCTAGAGGCACAGCAAGttgttcaagcattgcttggggGTGATAATTTTCACTTTGGAAATCCTTTTCTTAAATG GGGTGTTTCACTTTGTTCTGGTGATCTTCACCCAGATGTGGTTCTTCACAATGAGCAGTGTTTCAAGGCTAATAAGAAAGGCTACTATTCAGAGCTACAAAAGTATCATAATGA TATTATAAGGAACTTGCAGAAGTGGAAGGAGCGATGGACAAGCTGCAAGGATCCCGAAAAGGAAATTGTTCAGAACCTATGGAG ATCAAAGACACAGATGGACAAGAATGTTTCTTCACATGCAAATGAATTTAGATGTCATGATCCTGAGGAGAATCTTACAGCAACATCTGAATCTTGTTCTTGGGGGACAGATGAGAAAGGCTGTAGCGGTGATAACCTGAACTCCTCCATTATGAAGGGTGGGGAACTTACAGAAAG GAAAGGGTTTATGAAGGAGAAATCTGGAAGCTCATTGGTTGCATCAGATGGGCTTCAGTTAGTGGCAAGGCCTAGAAAAGGAGAAAAGCTACATAAGCGTAATATTGGATGTAATGATGGTGCCAAATATATGTCTTACATCAAG ATTAGCAAGAAGCAGCATCAGCTTGTTAAGAATATGAAGCAATCTGGTAATAACATTCAACCTAGGTCTCTTAACCGTGTTTTAGGTAATCTTGATCATTTTCATGTGCAACCATATGAATTCTTCGTGGAGGAAGAACGAAAGAAGTTGCGTGAGCACTG GTTGCAATTGGCAAACATAGATCTCCCAGAAGCATTTGCAAATTGGAGGAAAGGACGGTTACAAAGACAGCAAACGATAAAGTCTTTGGAacaagaaatgaaagaaaaatttaGATCATTGACAGAG GCTGATGATGAGAACTCTGGTGGCATGCTTCTGGAGCGGAAGGATTTTAGAGCAAATGATGATGAGCTCAGCAATGAACTGAATGGAGATGATGAAGAGTCTTCTCTTGCCTCCACACCGAGTCAGCATTTGCCAGAGATCTCCCCACTGAATGGTAGCCATCATTTCAGCCCCATGGATATGGATTTAGAAGACGATCACTTAGTTTCAAAACTGGATGATGCTCCTCCGGATGTATCGGAGTACTCAGAAAATTTGAATTCCACTGATGTTGCTCTTACTCAGGGAGTTCCCCTCTCTTCTTCTGAAGATGTCTGGCCAGCAGCAAGTGCTTCCCTTCCTTATTACAGTTCAACTTCAAGGCATGAATATGCACCTACTAGTGAATTGCCACTTGGGCATTCACAGGTGATTGAAGGGCAACAGGCCCATATTAATTTGGAATCTGACATGAAGGAAGCGGAAATGAGGAAAAATCTGTTGCACAGACAGTTCAAAGATGGGTCCCTCAATTCTTGCCCAAACCAAGACCGAGACGAGCTGCTTCAATCATTTTTTAAGGGTCGGGATATGTCATCTTACCATCGTGAGCCAAGACAAGCAGGATCAAATTTCCAGGCAACAGCCAATATGTTTATGGAAAGTGACCATTTTCCCAGGCATTTCCAGGAGCAGCTACAGCCCCCATTGTCACTGGAGCATATGCACAACCGGCTGAATGAGATTTACACTCGTCGAAACACTCAGGATAACATGTTTTCTGATGGAGGCAGGTATTTTATTCCGAGGCAAGAGCATATTCCACCGGTAAGTGTGCGAGATTGGGTTGTAAACCCCACCCGCGTGTTGACACCTCCCCAGTTGCAAACTATTGGTGGAGAATTGTTGAGTCAGAATTTGTTTCCAGGTGAGCGTACACTCCGTGGTGATTTGTCAGGTCCCGATGGTACTTGTATTTCTAACCATGGCATTGGGAATGGAGATGGGAGCCTATTTAGTGTTCTCTCTCAGTGTAACGAAATGCGTTCTGGTACTTACAATTCTTTGCGCCCAACAGAGCAGTTAATTTCAGCAGGAAACCATGGTGTGATGGGAGGCAGCGCACTTAGAAACAGCAATGTTTTTCCACAGGCAGTTAATCCACTAGACTACTTGGGCAGCCGGGAAGCCGCTTCTGCCTTGATGAGCAGCAATTTGGGATGGATGAGCTTGCCTCATCAGAACTCTGCTCTCCATGATTCAATGGGGAAATCGTTCTTGAGGTCATGGAATCAATAA
- the LOC131167714 gene encoding uncharacterized protein LOC131167714 isoform X1 yields MAVDQRKKRPNAASVVGCSSREQHKSKKKNLRSPQYDLKMRSHVSLEWDDDQKRVVPKKEQIGIARRDLTPFIDYAPHCHNALADVFAVPQEILELGNLTEVLSYEAWETSLTEKERNFLMHFLPRGLEAQQVVQALLGGDNFHFGNPFLKWGVSLCSGDLHPDVVLHNEQCFKANKKGYYSELQKYHNDIIRNLQKWKERWTSCKDPEKEIVQNLWRSKTQMDKNVSSHANEFRCHDPEENLTATSESCSWGTDEKGCSGDNLNSSIMKGGELTERCIRRKGFMKEKSGSSLVASDGLQLVARPRKGEKLHKRNIGCNDGAKYMSYIKISKKQHQLVKNMKQSGNNIQPRSLNRVLGNLDHFHVQPYEFFVEEERKKLREHWLQLANIDLPEAFANWRKGRLQRQQTIKSLEQEMKEKFRSLTEPGCQADDENSGGMLLERKDFRANDDELSNELNGDDEESSLASTPSQHLPEISPLNGSHHFSPMDMDLEDDHLVSKLDDAPPDVSEYSENLNSTDVALTQGVPLSSSEDVWPAASASLPYYSSTSRHEYAPTSELPLGHSQVIEGQQAHINLESDMKEAEMRKNLLHRQFKDGSLNSCPNQDRDELLQSFFKGRDMSSYHREPRQAGSNFQATANMFMESDHFPRHFQEQLQPPLSLEHMHNRLNEIYTRRNTQDNMFSDGGRYFIPRQEHIPPVSVRDWVVNPTRVLTPPQLQTIGGELLSQNLFPGERTLRGDLSGPDGTCISNHGIGNGDGSLFSVLSQCNEMRSGTYNSLRPTEQLISAGNHGVMGGSALRNSNVFPQAVNPLDYLGSREAASALMSSNLGWMSLPHQNSALHDSMGKSFLRSWNQ; encoded by the exons ATGGCGGTTGATCAGCGGAAAAAACGGCCAAATGCTGCCAGTGTTGTAGGATGCAGTTCTCGAGAGCAACATAAATCAAAAAAGAAGAATCTTCGatcaccacaatatgatttaaagATGAGGTCTCATGTATCCCTTGAGTGGGATGATGACCAGAAAAGGGTTGTTCCCAAAAAAGAGCAGATTGGCATAGCTCGGAGAGACTTAACTCCATTTATTGATTATGCTCCTCATTGCCACAATGCCTTGGCAGATGTTTTTGCAGTTCCGCAAGAAATCTTGGAGTTGGGGAATCTTACAGAAGTGCTCTCATATGAG GCTTGGGAGACTAGTCTGACAGAGAAGGAGAGAAATTTTCTCATGCATTTTCTTCCTAGAGGGCTAGAGGCACAGCAAGttgttcaagcattgcttggggGTGATAATTTTCACTTTGGAAATCCTTTTCTTAAATG GGGTGTTTCACTTTGTTCTGGTGATCTTCACCCAGATGTGGTTCTTCACAATGAGCAGTGTTTCAAGGCTAATAAGAAAGGCTACTATTCAGAGCTACAAAAGTATCATAATGA TATTATAAGGAACTTGCAGAAGTGGAAGGAGCGATGGACAAGCTGCAAGGATCCCGAAAAGGAAATTGTTCAGAACCTATGGAG ATCAAAGACACAGATGGACAAGAATGTTTCTTCACATGCAAATGAATTTAGATGTCATGATCCTGAGGAGAATCTTACAGCAACATCTGAATCTTGTTCTTGGGGGACAGATGAGAAAGGCTGTAGCGGTGATAACCTGAACTCCTCCATTATGAAGGGTGGGGAACTTACAGAAAG GTGTATACGCAGGAAAGGGTTTATGAAGGAGAAATCTGGAAGCTCATTGGTTGCATCAGATGGGCTTCAGTTAGTGGCAAGGCCTAGAAAAGGAGAAAAGCTACATAAGCGTAATATTGGATGTAATGATGGTGCCAAATATATGTCTTACATCAAG ATTAGCAAGAAGCAGCATCAGCTTGTTAAGAATATGAAGCAATCTGGTAATAACATTCAACCTAGGTCTCTTAACCGTGTTTTAGGTAATCTTGATCATTTTCATGTGCAACCATATGAATTCTTCGTGGAGGAAGAACGAAAGAAGTTGCGTGAGCACTG GTTGCAATTGGCAAACATAGATCTCCCAGAAGCATTTGCAAATTGGAGGAAAGGACGGTTACAAAGACAGCAAACGATAAAGTCTTTGGAacaagaaatgaaagaaaaatttaGATCATTGACAGAG CCTGGATGTCAGGCTGATGATGAGAACTCTGGTGGCATGCTTCTGGAGCGGAAGGATTTTAGAGCAAATGATGATGAGCTCAGCAATGAACTGAATGGAGATGATGAAGAGTCTTCTCTTGCCTCCACACCGAGTCAGCATTTGCCAGAGATCTCCCCACTGAATGGTAGCCATCATTTCAGCCCCATGGATATGGATTTAGAAGACGATCACTTAGTTTCAAAACTGGATGATGCTCCTCCGGATGTATCGGAGTACTCAGAAAATTTGAATTCCACTGATGTTGCTCTTACTCAGGGAGTTCCCCTCTCTTCTTCTGAAGATGTCTGGCCAGCAGCAAGTGCTTCCCTTCCTTATTACAGTTCAACTTCAAGGCATGAATATGCACCTACTAGTGAATTGCCACTTGGGCATTCACAGGTGATTGAAGGGCAACAGGCCCATATTAATTTGGAATCTGACATGAAGGAAGCGGAAATGAGGAAAAATCTGTTGCACAGACAGTTCAAAGATGGGTCCCTCAATTCTTGCCCAAACCAAGACCGAGACGAGCTGCTTCAATCATTTTTTAAGGGTCGGGATATGTCATCTTACCATCGTGAGCCAAGACAAGCAGGATCAAATTTCCAGGCAACAGCCAATATGTTTATGGAAAGTGACCATTTTCCCAGGCATTTCCAGGAGCAGCTACAGCCCCCATTGTCACTGGAGCATATGCACAACCGGCTGAATGAGATTTACACTCGTCGAAACACTCAGGATAACATGTTTTCTGATGGAGGCAGGTATTTTATTCCGAGGCAAGAGCATATTCCACCGGTAAGTGTGCGAGATTGGGTTGTAAACCCCACCCGCGTGTTGACACCTCCCCAGTTGCAAACTATTGGTGGAGAATTGTTGAGTCAGAATTTGTTTCCAGGTGAGCGTACACTCCGTGGTGATTTGTCAGGTCCCGATGGTACTTGTATTTCTAACCATGGCATTGGGAATGGAGATGGGAGCCTATTTAGTGTTCTCTCTCAGTGTAACGAAATGCGTTCTGGTACTTACAATTCTTTGCGCCCAACAGAGCAGTTAATTTCAGCAGGAAACCATGGTGTGATGGGAGGCAGCGCACTTAGAAACAGCAATGTTTTTCCACAGGCAGTTAATCCACTAGACTACTTGGGCAGCCGGGAAGCCGCTTCTGCCTTGATGAGCAGCAATTTGGGATGGATGAGCTTGCCTCATCAGAACTCTGCTCTCCATGATTCAATGGGGAAATCGTTCTTGAGGTCATGGAATCAATAA